The window TTGATAAATTCGTGGCGGACAAGGCTTTGATCCGTAACTGTCTTAACCCGCAGAATCACGTTAAAATTGATACTGGACTCGGCAAAGCTGTTATAGCGGACTACCGGCTCAAAATCGTTGGCCCCGCCGGCCATCTCCCGGATCACTTCTTTAGCCACTTCGACAGTTACCCGTTCCACCTGCTCCAAATCACTCTCGTAGCTGACGCCGATCGGAATGGCGATAGAACACTCGGCAAAAGGCTGGGCGTAATTGGTAATGGTTGTCGAGGCAAATTTCTGGTTAGGTATAACCACCATGTTTTCCGTAGGCGTCATGATCGTAGTATTCCGCCAGTTCATATCCACCACATGACCCTCTTCATTCGTCGATAATTTTACAAAGTCACCAATCTTGATCTGTTTGGCCACCAGAATATTAATGCCGGAAAATAAATTGGCCAGCGTATCCTGCAACGCCAGCGCAACGGCCAAGCCGCCGACACCTAAAGCGGTAAGCAAAGGCGAAATGGCAACGCCGAAGGACTCCAGTAAAAACAGGATGCCTATGGTATACACGGCCAAATCAATCGTTGTCGCCAAAATGGATGTGGATGCAAAAGCACCGGACGTCTTCCCGAACTTTTGCTTCAAATAGCCTGACGCCAGACGGGCAATCAGCAAGGTGAACGATAAAATGACCAGCGAATGGAACAATCGTTGCAAAAATAGCAGCGGGTGCGGCGGAATTGCCAGAATTTCAGTCGCCGCGTACAAGCCGATCAGTATGCCCAGCAGAGTAGGAATGCCGCGAAAAGTTTGCTTTAGCAGGGAATAGGCTATATTCGTCTTTCCGGCAATGATTTTCAGCAGCTTGTCAAATAGCACCCGGATAACGACAATGCCCAGTATCAGACATAATAAGAAAACCAGCAGGTGGACTTTTAAACCACCATTGATAATTCGGTTCATCCATTCAGTTATTATTGCAGGCATATGTACCTCCCTTAACAAAACAATATGTTTACATAATATGTATTCGTCTTATTCTGTCTTTTT of the Propionispora vibrioides genome contains:
- a CDS encoding mechanosensitive ion channel family protein produces the protein MPAIITEWMNRIINGGLKVHLLVFLLCLILGIVVIRVLFDKLLKIIAGKTNIAYSLLKQTFRGIPTLLGILIGLYAATEILAIPPHPLLFLQRLFHSLVILSFTLLIARLASGYLKQKFGKTSGAFASTSILATTIDLAVYTIGILFLLESFGVAISPLLTALGVGGLAVALALQDTLANLFSGINILVAKQIKIGDFVKLSTNEEGHVVDMNWRNTTIMTPTENMVVIPNQKFASTTITNYAQPFAECSIAIPIGVSYESDLEQVERVTVEVAKEVIREMAGGANDFEPVVRYNSFAESSINFNVILRVKTVTDQSLVRHEFIKRIHVRYQREGIIIPFPTRTVSWEPQPVAVKSVS